Sequence from the Ziziphus jujuba cultivar Dongzao chromosome 9, ASM3175591v1 genome:
TGGATTCATGATTGTCTCTGATTAGAATATACGTGCAGCTATGAAGATGGAGACACAACTTTGAGGAAAGTGTCCACAGCTGCAGAATTCGTTTGGTCTGGTACTCCTCTTGACATCCTTGGTTCTGTTACTTCTATCATGTTTGATGATCAGGATTCTTTGCCCTTAAAAGATCATGATTCAACGACAGAAGAGGTAGCTTTTTGTTGTGCTGCCAATGTATTCAGTCTCATTGCCATTTAGAAGAGATACAACTTACACGTATTTGACTTTCTACTTTATTGAACACCTTCATCTGGCAGATTAAAACTCTTTGTGATGATCTCCGTGTTCTGGGGAAGCAAGACTTTAAGCATCTTCTAAAGTaagatatattttgttttataatcacttatttttgataatttttgcgTATTTTTCAAATTCGTGTTCTTAAGCATTATAATGTGCTTCTTTCTGCCATGGTAGCATTACTTCTGCTGCCttcattgttgttattattatttttttcagtgAGGAGAGGCACTTTTATAATGGATTTTATTCTCCTGGGCAACACATATATATCCCACCAACTCTGGTGGGatgtgtattttttattttttttaattattattattattattttctacatCCCACCGATGCTGTTGGGATGTGTGTCACCCAGTAGAAAATTACCACCTCTTGAATAATATCTTTTAAGGCTCTTCATTTAACGAATGTCAATTTATTCCTAGTGCTAATGGATGGCATTGGTTTAACAAGTTGGGGCTATTGAATTGCATTTAGAGCTGCAGTTTATTGTTTGACTCTAGTTGGTTCGAGTGGATCTGGTAAATTGTTTTTCATGTTAGTTAATGCAAGTACTCTAAGTCAGCAGTATCTGTTTCCTCCACCCATGGGAATGTGGTGTGATGATAACTGTCTATTATTATATCTGTATTCGTTTTCTACCATATTTGGTTCTGCATCTTGTCAGTTAGGTATTCAACTGGACAGGTTGGGACCATCCTTGTCCAGCTATAATGCTGTCCTTTTTGTAGGGGTGGTTAAAGAAACATGGGGAAGCAAGTTTTAGTACTCCTGAAGATTTAGGATTTGTAAAATTTACCAGCTATGAAACCCAGTggattatgcttttttttttttttttttttggttcattaaACTCTTAACATCAAGGCCTATGATTGTAATGTTACAGCATACAAGAAAGTAAATGcttgaatttttaatatatcatttatgTTAGAGGGAAATGTGAGAAAATTGGCGTAACACTATGCATCTCTATATGTTTGACTCTGGAGTATTTATTAACTGAAGCTTTTTCTTTGCATGTTTCATACTAACACTATTTGTCCTTCTTTTTGGGTCATATAGGTGGCGGATACAGATAAGAAAGGCATTGTCTTCTTCACAGAAGGTTGAATCTACCACTGCTAGAGATGTTGAAGATGAGGATAAGGTGGATGAAGATGATCGAATACTAAATGAAATGGAAGAGATGGCAAATGCCATGCAGCGCAAGAGTAAACGAGAAAAAAAGCTAATTGCAAAGAGAAGAGCCAAGGTTTGTTGtctttctctccctctcttctcATGTGAAATGCAGTGGAGATATCTGTCATAATTTTTAATGAGATAATTAAAAGAGAGGATTTCTTACATTATAAACATCAGCAGCATAAAAGATGTATTTCACAATATACAAAAGCCACTGCCATCTTTgtaaatttatgcatttaaataattatttagaaaatgatTAAAAGGGGATAAATAATAACCATATCTATTAGAAAATAAAGTCTAAACCTTTGGTAGTCTGATTGAGGTAGTCAATGTCATTGACTCGATGCTGCATTTTGTGTTCGGAGATCCTCTTCACCTTGTTTATGCATTTATGCGTTAAGCTTTTCCTATGAAATTAAAACATGTGATCCCACATTGTTTCTAGTTATTTTGCAAGGAAGAGATATAAGGATGTCTTAATTTTCAGATGATCATTTTCCTCTGATCAGAAAAAAAACTGTCATTTTGAACTCCAGATAAATGATGCGCATATTTTTGCCCTTATATTATTCAGCATTTTTAACTGCTAATTTACAGGACAAGGCACGGAAGGCGACAGGGATGCAAACAGATGCAACAGATGATGGGTATATTGACCATGAGCTGTTTTCTTTATCTTCCATCAAGGTGTGGTGCTTGTACATATTATCATGCATCTATGCTTTCTTTTTATAACTCTTGGTAAGATAGTTACATAGAAACAGCTTCGCTAATCATGATAGGTTGTGCACACAGCACTCACACCCCACGATATATATGTCCTACTGTTGTAGATCTTGGTTTCTTTTCTCTAACATCTTTGGAAGTTAAAAAATCTCGTCTTTTCTGCCCTTTGATAAGGTTTTCTATCTGGTATATATTATTTACTGTacgaaggaaaagaaaaattgagtACATGAAAACAACATATTGGTAATACTTTTTCATCTCAACTTCTGTTTGGTGGTTGTAACTTGTATGATGGTTCTTCAGGGTAAGAAAGATCTTATAGCTGTTGATTCCAATGAATATGATGATGAGAATGGTCACCTGGGTGATAGTGAAAATGAAGAAACCCACAGGGCAACAGAAGAAGATTCATCTAGTGATTTAGACTCGGATGAAGAACGTAGAAGGTAATTCCTCCCTAACCTATGTTGGAGATGAACTCTGTTAACATGAGGATTTTTTCTCATCCTTATATGCATGTGTAATCAAACGTTGTATTCTTTTGTCAGATATGATGAAAAAATAGAAGAGTTTCTTGATACGGCTTATGAACATTTTGTGACAAAAAAGGAAGGAAGTACTAAACAGCGGAAGCGTGCAAAACAATTGCGATCTGAAGATGACCAACTACTAGAGGTATAGCACTCATCTGATTGTGTAGAACCCTGTAGTTGCAGAGTAAACATCATGAAATTAActttctttgtgttttttttgtgtattttccCCAGTGTCCTATTTTTATTTCTAGGCTTTCTCAGCAGATGCTTTTCTTTCAAAGTTTGTCATGTAAAAAATTTGACAATTATAATTGCATATTCTTTGTGCTTGTTACAATAACAATTTTGcacaatttttaattcttttggatTGTACAGGGTGGCAGCGATGATGAGATAATGCAGTCTGAATATGAATCAGACAAAGACCATGGTGATGAGGAAGGGAATCCTCTCATGGTACCACTTGATGATGGGGAAAAGCCAACAGAAGATGAGATTACAAACAAGTGGTTTAGTCAGGACATTTTTGCTGAAGCTGTGGAGGATGGGGATTTGGATAAGTTCAACAGCGAAGATGAAATGGAAATTGACAGGAAACAGGAGAAACATCAATTGCCAGAAAAGGCCAAGGAAAAGGCAGCAAACCATGCTGTGGTACCAAATCAGCTTCGACAACAAACTTCCAAGGCAGATGAAGATTTTGAGGTTGTCCCTGCTCCGGATACAGATTCAAGTGACTCATCCTCAGATGAAGATGTGGAGACAAAAGCTGAAATACTTGCTTGTGCGAAGAAAATGCTGAGGAAAAAGCAGAGGGAGCAGATACTTGATGATGCCTATAATAGGTACATGTTTGATGATGATGGATTACCACAGTGGTTTTTGGAGGAAGAAAAGAGACATCGCCAGCCAATTAAGCCTGTGACCAAAGAAGAGGTTGCCGCTATGAGAGCACAGTTTAAAGAAATTAACGCCCGGCCTGCAAAGAAAGTGGCTGAGGCAAAGGCTAGGAAAAAGCGGGTTGCCATGAAGAAGCTCGAGAAAATTCGGAAGAAGGCAAACATAATAGCAGACCAGACAGACATTTCTGATCGATCAAAGAGCAAGCAAATTGAACAGCTATATAAGAAGGCTACACCTAAAAGGCCTCAAAAGGAGTATGTGGTTGCAAAGAAGGGAGTCAAAGTGAGGGTTGGCAAGGGCAAAGTCCTTGTTGATCGGCGAATGAAAAAGGATGCGAGGACTCACGGTGGTGCAGGTAAACCAGGAAAAGGAAATTCaaagaagggaaagaatgccAAGGCTCAGAAAGGTAAAGGATCTGCAAAAGCTTCagcaaagggaaaaaaaggtcGCAGAGGAAAGATGGGCATGAACGAATAAACCCATTGATGAGTTCAAAGATTAGATGTTAATTTATGGATTTATTATCTATTGTGATTCACCACAATACGGCTTTTTTATGAGGCAAAATTTGCTATGAATTTTGAGTTGCGTTTTAAGGAATTCTGATTCTGAacagttttatttgtttttctttcgcgtgtgtatgtgtatgtgtgtgtgagagagagagagagagagagagagagagagagagagagagtgtgtgttatATTCGTTTTTAGCTAGACTGCGTTTTAAGTTTAGTATCACCAGGAAAATAAATAGTCAATACAGAAagattttaatttctattaggtggtcttgaaagaaaagaaaattataaggaTAAGAAAatgtaaagataaaaataaaattaaatatacaaattttaaatgttattattaaagaaaagaaattaagaaaatgaaaaaaaaaatttaaatgtgatGAGAAAGTATTTTCAATAACGAGTCTGTcattcaaaacaaataaataaataaaaataaccattGTCTCTCTTGATTAATCCGTTGAGAAGAATtatatagaaaaacaaaagaaatactTTTTCTGTGTTATCTTGTCTAGTATATTTTTCAGTTTATTCAGCAATCGTTAAAAACGAGccactattttaaaaaaaaaaaaaaaaaggaaaaaaaaaaaaaaaagactgaaaGAATTTGTTCGAACAGAAAAATAGAAGCAGGGCCTGAATCATAGCataggcaaaaagaaaaaaaagaaataaaaaaaaggaaaatagattTGATTAATCTGAATGTATATTTGCATAGAATTGCATTATTAATCCTTCACCAAGGTAACACAGAGATCAACAAAGATGGAGATAATCAAGGATATCATCTTATTAGCCCAATCTCTCTGTTACATACTATATTTTATTCATCACTTGAAAACAGTGCAGGTTTACATGCGAAAATTTGAGCAAGAAGTCCTATGGACCCATGACTACCCATTTCCTATACATAATTTTGTATGAAACCCATAATATGGGATCCATATAATGTGACATTCTTTTGTGTCTAGGGACTCGATAATTCTGGGACAAGGCAATGTTTGTTCGAGAACATAGTAGCAAATATCTCAGACAAACAATTTTCAGGTAGTGGTCTATGGTAGTGTAATCAACGGGTGTACACATtgtctatattttaatttataacggTATTAACCTACCAagaaattctttaaaaataaaataaaaaacttattaGGACATCAATTTTCTGTTTGTTTGGGGATTCGAAAGCTAATTTAGCGTTGTCCATAGACCATATTGTCCATTTGAGAATAAACAATTCAATgtcattccaaaaaaaaaaaaaaaaaaaaaaattgacaataaGCAGTTCAATGTAgagatattatttaataaagaaATAGAGGACAGGGAAAACAagacctttaaaaaaaaaagaatgagacaaaaaggaaaataaggcAAACAGCTCATCTCTAAACTTCCACTGCATAATTTAATGAGGTAACAAAAGGGGTAGTTGAATAAAGGACGAACACATTCTCTCATTGATCTGTTTGTAAAAGCTagactacattttttgtttattcattaaaattatataaatcacaTCTACTTTCTGAAGAAGCTGGCAACCATTTAATCTTATACAAATTGGTTTAGGTACTCATCCACGGTTGTGTATTTAATATCTGGATAAAGCTCCGAAGCTTCAAGACCAAATGAAGGCTGGATCACAAAATTAGTTTGATCTCCCTTTACAAAAACTGAGTGACCAATTGATAATATCGCATCGTTTGGAGCCGAGGCCtctgcaaaaataaataaaaacccaaaatttaGAGTTTGGATAGCATgaaaaacattcaaatttaagccacaaaaaaaaaaaaaaaaaaaagaaaaaaaaaaagaaaaaaaaaagaaagcaggtAGTTTAATTTTGGCTGAGAATTTCCATAAAAAGTGTGAACCTTGAATATTTTCAAGTAGTTTGTCCTCGGGAACATAGACCTTTTCTAgggttttgccaatttttttctcCCACAAAGACACGAGCTCATTAAACGAGTAGATATTAGCAGGAGGCTTAATGTAGAGGATTTTATTCAAGGTTCTTGGGTCATCCACTGTCCTAATTGTATAGGTTGCAACGTCCTCTTCCTTGTTAAAAATACCTTTAcgacaaatataataaaataaagttaaaaaaaaaaaataacaaattgtgAACACCAATTGGCAATATGGGAAAATGTGGagcttatttatatttaccttTAAGGTTTCCATCGCCAAAGACCATGAGTTGATCTCTAGGGGGAGCTGTGGCTCCTGGCTGCAACATTGTGTGAAGGAAGCGGCCCGCAAAGAAGTTGCAGCACACATAGGTGTATGGTATCCCGCTGGCTTCGATAGCCCGACGGATTTTAGCTTTACTACCAAATGCTGATTCTTCTGGCTCAACTGCATGCACTCTATCCGCATCCATTCCAAATTCAGCAGGGAAGAATCTTTGAATCTCACCATTGAAAAATAGTTACAATTGTTAATaactaacatatatataatgaggTAATATAAgggtttaataaaatttatatatatatatatatatacttgagaACAAATACTTTATCATGTTAGGTCCATATAGTATGGACttattcattataaaataaaattagtttttcgaaaataatatttagtatTAAATTCTTACCTAATTCTATAAACTCTGTGAATCCGATATTTTCTATGACAAAATTGATATCAAAATTTGTTATAATGTGCGTGCATGTTTATGGTATTTAGTGGTGTGCACATCATAGGACATCTTATTTAGGATGACTAACACCACTATAGTAAGCTATTATACTCATCAAGCTAGCAACATtcgtaaaattttatttggtacTATATTTTGAAAGAGTACTTTTCAAAATGTGATATACATAATCGATAATTGGTACCTTGACATTTGTGACTTGTTTGATGGCAGATATAATGTGAAGCTGATGGTCATATTGTTCAAGACCAACCGTGGATATCACCACGTCCACCTGCTTTAATACCTTTACCAGGCTCTCATTGTCAAACAAATCCCCCAGCACAATTTTCACGCCCAACTTC
This genomic interval carries:
- the LOC107404012 gene encoding adoMet-dependent rRNA methyltransferase spb1, producing MGKVKGKHRLDKYYHLAKEHGYRSRASWKLVQLDTKYSFLRSSRAVLDLCAAPGGWMQVAVQRVPVGSLVVGIDLEKITPIRGAIALQQDITKPECRAKIKRLMSEHGCVAFDLVLHDGSPHVGGAWAQEAMSQNALVIDAVKLATQFLAPKGTFVTKVFRSQDYDSVKYCMSKLFEKVVVDKPAASRSASAEIYILGFKYTAPAKIDPRLLDVKHLFQGSIEPPRKVVDVLRGTKQKRHRDGYEDGDTTLRKVSTAAEFVWSGTPLDILGSVTSIMFDDQDSLPLKDHDSTTEEIKTLCDDLRVLGKQDFKHLLKWRIQIRKALSSSQKVESTTARDVEDEDKVDEDDRILNEMEEMANAMQRKSKREKKLIAKRRAKDKARKATGMQTDATDDGYIDHELFSLSSIKGKKDLIAVDSNEYDDENGHLGDSENEETHRATEEDSSSDLDSDEERRRYDEKIEEFLDTAYEHFVTKKEGSTKQRKRAKQLRSEDDQLLEGGSDDEIMQSEYESDKDHGDEEGNPLMVPLDDGEKPTEDEITNKWFSQDIFAEAVEDGDLDKFNSEDEMEIDRKQEKHQLPEKAKEKAANHAVVPNQLRQQTSKADEDFEVVPAPDTDSSDSSSDEDVETKAEILACAKKMLRKKQREQILDDAYNRYMFDDDGLPQWFLEEEKRHRQPIKPVTKEEVAAMRAQFKEINARPAKKVAEAKARKKRVAMKKLEKIRKKANIIADQTDISDRSKSKQIEQLYKKATPKRPQKEYVVAKKGVKVRVGKGKVLVDRRMKKDARTHGGAGKPGKGNSKKGKNAKAQKGKGSAKASAKGKKGRRGKMGMNE
- the LOC107404009 gene encoding phenylcoumaran benzylic ether reductase POP1-like, encoding MMIYTLITFCMPQLSYIFRYMHFHLLITPTPLMAAKSKILVIGGTGHMGKFIVEASAKAGHETFALVREATLKNPTKANMINSFKKLGVKIVLGDLFDNESLVKVLKQVDVVISTVGLEQYDHQLHIISAIKQVTNVKIQRFFPAEFGMDADRVHAVEPEESAFGSKAKIRRAIEASGIPYTYVCCNFFAGRFLHTMLQPGATAPPRDQLMVFGDGNLKGIFNKEEDVATYTIRTVDDPRTLNKILYIKPPANIYSFNELVSLWEKKIGKTLEKVYVPEDKLLENIQEASAPNDAILSIGHSVFVKGDQTNFVIQPSFGLEASELYPDIKYTTVDEYLNQFV